In one window of Desulfocapsa sulfexigens DSM 10523 DNA:
- a CDS encoding AP2 domain-containing protein, producing METKEQQLTAKEHKDIARIDQDAKHTHGWYVRIRFQGKTKTKFFSDKKCGGSEIALDLAISWRNTTEKSLGKIRTDKRLVTTTNTGTGVVGVRLNEKTNKYDVSWLTPEGKQGKTSVSIRKHGKEAAFIRACTIRHEKERLRLGGDY from the coding sequence ATGGAAACCAAGGAACAGCAACTTACGGCAAAAGAACATAAAGATATTGCCCGGATAGATCAAGATGCCAAGCATACTCATGGGTGGTATGTCCGGATACGATTCCAGGGAAAAACGAAGACGAAATTTTTCTCTGACAAGAAGTGTGGGGGCAGTGAAATAGCCTTGGATTTGGCTATCTCGTGGCGAAACACTACAGAAAAATCACTTGGGAAAATAAGAACGGATAAGCGCCTGGTTACCACTACAAATACTGGAACAGGTGTGGTTGGTGTCCGGCTCAATGAGAAAACCAATAAATATGATGTAAGTTGGCTCACCCCTGAAGGCAAGCAGGGGAAGACATCAGTCTCTATCAGAAAGCATGGCAAAGAAGCTGCATTTATTAGAGCCTGCACTATTCGTCACGAAAAAGAAAGACTCCGGTTGGGCGGTGATTATTGA
- a CDS encoding YpsA SLOG family protein — protein sequence MKEMPTRGYPKRTEQNVMDSDGTVIFQQGKLSGGSDLTRKLAIKHCKPWLHLDMKKLSIDEAGEEIIGWVKKNQIETLNVAGKSASSDPEIYDIVFGVMGRVLIAT from the coding sequence ATGAAGGAAATGCCGACCAGGGGTTATCCAAAACGTACAGAGCAGAATGTTATGGATTCCGATGGAACTGTCATTTTTCAGCAGGGCAAATTGTCAGGTGGCTCTGATCTCACCAGGAAACTTGCTATTAAGCACTGTAAGCCATGGTTGCATCTGGATATGAAAAAACTTTCCATCGATGAAGCCGGAGAGGAAATCATAGGGTGGGTTAAGAAAAATCAGATCGAAACATTGAATGTAGCAGGGAAGAGCGCATCTAGTGATCCTGAAATCTACGATATTGTATTTGGAGTTATGGGCAGGGTTCTTATAGCTACTTGA
- a CDS encoding glutamine amidotransferase-related protein, which yields MYEAMVTKAAHQIHLAAPLTIKKYFVIDEYFPDSPNDCDAWLVTCSHHDANEDNHWISRLKCFVLEIIEYRKPLAGICFGHQLISLVLGGKVARRNKWIAGVQKVHLRSNQFSSQPNIKLLSLHRDEVTVAPPNANVIASSSQVPIAMLSIPPNILTFQHHMEYTKRYLIALINSRKDLIGSEITQIALNGMSQDLDSSYAGRLLLKFLAQHRNLNQ from the coding sequence ATGTACGAAGCAATGGTCACCAAGGCTGCTCATCAGATACACTTAGCGGCCCCTCTTACTATCAAAAAATATTTTGTGATCGACGAATATTTCCCAGACTCACCTAATGATTGTGACGCATGGTTAGTAACATGCTCCCACCACGATGCAAATGAAGATAACCATTGGATTTCTCGGTTAAAATGTTTCGTTTTAGAAATAATAGAATACAGAAAGCCATTAGCTGGAATTTGCTTTGGCCATCAATTAATTTCATTAGTCCTTGGCGGGAAAGTGGCAAGACGAAATAAATGGATCGCTGGTGTACAGAAAGTTCACCTCAGGTCAAATCAATTCTCATCACAACCTAACATAAAACTATTAAGTCTTCATAGAGACGAGGTCACAGTCGCACCTCCAAATGCCAACGTTATTGCTTCATCTTCCCAAGTTCCGATAGCAATGCTATCCATACCACCTAATATCTTGACTTTTCAGCATCATATGGAGTACACAAAAAGGTATTTAATAGCCCTAATTAATTCCAGAAAAGATCTTATAGGATCAGAAATCACCCAAATTGCACTAAATGGAATGAGTCAGGATTTGGATAGCAGTTATGCTGGAAGACTACTTTTGAAGTTCCTAGCCCAACACAGAAATTTAAATCAATAA
- a CDS encoding NAD(P)-dependent oxidoreductase, with amino-acid sequence MPAKPIVAIKVGDHLIQPWIDRMTPLLPEFDFISWHDNPDQDLVEYVIGWCPDARWINGFPNIKAVVSVGSGVDHIIHLDELKDTIPVIRTVSDDLIQRVREFAALSVLSWHRQFPQIIENNSIREWKRFSMETSSYYKVGVMGYGSMGKAVAETLSSLGYNVSVWANSKRDLPYNYYYGRDSLSKFAKDLDILICLLPLTNETENILNEELMRSMNQGGCVINFARGAHLVDDDLFKVLDDSHLSAAYLDGFREEPLPYNSKFLSHEKVIVTFHSAGYISPDIGPKVIAANIQKFERNETPWPMYNREKGF; translated from the coding sequence ATGCCTGCTAAGCCTATCGTTGCAATCAAAGTTGGAGATCACCTTATACAGCCATGGATTGACAGAATGACTCCATTGCTTCCGGAGTTTGACTTTATTTCATGGCATGATAATCCTGACCAGGATCTTGTAGAATACGTTATTGGCTGGTGTCCTGATGCTAGGTGGATAAACGGCTTTCCAAATATTAAAGCTGTCGTTTCTGTGGGTTCGGGTGTAGATCATATCATTCACCTAGATGAATTAAAAGATACTATCCCAGTAATAAGGACAGTTTCAGACGATCTTATTCAAAGAGTGCGAGAGTTTGCAGCGCTTAGCGTTTTATCCTGGCATCGACAATTCCCTCAAATAATAGAAAATAATAGCATTAGAGAATGGAAAAGATTCTCAATGGAAACCTCTAGCTATTATAAAGTTGGTGTAATGGGCTATGGTTCTATGGGCAAAGCCGTTGCGGAAACATTATCGTCACTTGGTTACAATGTTTCAGTTTGGGCAAATAGTAAGCGAGATCTTCCTTACAATTATTACTATGGACGGGACAGTCTTAGTAAATTCGCAAAAGATTTGGACATCCTGATCTGCTTACTCCCACTAACCAATGAAACAGAGAACATCCTCAATGAAGAATTAATGAGAAGTATGAATCAGGGAGGATGTGTTATTAATTTTGCAAGGGGAGCACATTTAGTAGATGATGACCTATTCAAAGTCTTAGATGATAGTCATTTATCAGCAGCCTACCTTGATGGATTTAGAGAAGAACCTCTTCCCTATAATTCCAAATTTCTTTCCCACGAGAAAGTAATCGTCACCTTTCATTCAGCAGGGTACATTTCACCTGACATTGGCCCTAAAGTTATAGCTGCAAATATCCAAAAGTTTGAGCGTAATGAAACGCCATGGCCTATGTATAATAGAGAAAAAGGATTCTAA
- the gshB gene encoding glutathione synthase, whose amino-acid sequence MASFAFFLDPLDTLSLDKDSTLQIIKQGYLKGHDVAVFHDKDLIVRDGAVIINSRIIDFTAETLSAQVDCKKDITDFDILFVRRDPPVTIEFYTSLSILSSIEANIPCINSPSSILTFPEKIGPTTFKQLHPPTLISSNLSEIYDFKKEHGAVVVKPLYNYCGNGVYISLQNDRNFNSILSLFKMNSNTPILLQKFIEDVSDGDRRIIMLGGEPVGAINRKASPNDFRCNMFAGGTPTLHNLSSTELEMCAQISPILTERGLHLVGIDIIGNYITEINTTAPTGIFQIADLGGPNLCATIIDYAETLIK is encoded by the coding sequence ATGGCCAGTTTTGCATTTTTCTTGGATCCGCTTGATACTTTATCCTTAGACAAGGATTCAACCTTACAGATAATAAAGCAAGGATATTTAAAAGGTCATGATGTCGCCGTATTTCATGATAAGGATCTAATAGTCCGAGATGGTGCTGTTATTATCAACTCAAGAATTATTGATTTTACAGCAGAAACACTCTCGGCACAGGTTGATTGCAAAAAAGATATTACTGACTTCGATATACTTTTTGTTCGCAGGGACCCACCAGTAACCATTGAATTCTACACTAGTTTAAGCATACTCTCATCAATCGAAGCTAATATCCCCTGTATAAACTCTCCTTCTTCTATTTTAACCTTTCCCGAAAAAATTGGGCCTACCACCTTTAAACAACTACACCCTCCAACATTAATTTCCAGTAATCTTTCCGAAATCTATGACTTTAAAAAAGAACATGGAGCTGTCGTAGTAAAACCGTTATACAATTACTGTGGAAATGGGGTTTATATTAGTTTACAAAATGATCGAAATTTCAACTCTATCCTCTCACTGTTCAAAATGAACAGTAATACGCCTATATTATTGCAGAAATTCATAGAAGACGTTTCAGACGGCGACAGACGGATCATAATGCTAGGTGGTGAACCCGTAGGTGCCATAAACCGTAAGGCAAGCCCCAATGATTTTAGATGCAATATGTTTGCTGGTGGAACCCCAACACTTCATAACCTATCGTCGACCGAATTAGAAATGTGTGCCCAAATAAGCCCGATACTGACTGAAAGAGGTCTACATCTAGTTGGAATTGATATTATTGGCAACTATATAACAGAAATTAATACAACCGCACCTACAGGTATATTTCAAATTGCCGACCTTGGTGGCCCGAATCTATGTGCTACAATAATTGACTACGCAGAAACGCTAATAAAATGA
- a CDS encoding C45 family autoproteolytic acyltransferase/hydolase encodes MSYPTNTSDIEVPFLKISGSPKEMGLTHGETYRNLIGTLFEIRHELLLKGAKGSDENKIEDIAYSFWKYISNFDKPLAIELESTAKAANILPWKLVVAGGFTDLMDALSTTIHPDYHECTVAIDPAKGFIAGTWDSHPEAGEALILLERHPNNGPATLALTTAGWPCQQGLNSYGVGFAITNLTPNKSSKHGLVYIAANAFLGTAQSTSHILNQLKTETYCSGHSYIVLDRTGSGAIMETTNTTTNILQINSLTTKANHYLSGPQSIDNNSNYLYYDYSISREKELHENISQMANAQDFPSCLFNSQKVNRTDSSQVAITCAHFLISVIDNTIWYAKGPALPPLKYQMLSKTLSDE; translated from the coding sequence ATGAGCTATCCAACAAATACATCAGACATTGAGGTTCCATTTCTCAAAATTTCAGGCTCTCCCAAAGAAATGGGCCTAACTCATGGAGAAACATATCGTAATTTAATAGGAACTCTCTTCGAAATACGCCATGAATTACTCTTAAAAGGTGCCAAAGGATCTGATGAAAATAAAATTGAAGACATAGCGTATTCTTTCTGGAAATATATCAGCAATTTTGACAAGCCCTTAGCAATAGAATTGGAATCAACAGCCAAAGCAGCGAATATTCTTCCATGGAAGCTGGTTGTTGCAGGTGGTTTCACTGATCTTATGGATGCGCTTTCAACTACTATTCATCCAGATTATCATGAATGCACCGTTGCCATCGACCCTGCCAAAGGCTTCATCGCTGGAACATGGGACAGCCACCCCGAAGCAGGAGAAGCACTAATCCTGTTAGAACGACACCCGAATAACGGCCCTGCAACTCTAGCCCTCACAACAGCTGGCTGGCCATGTCAACAAGGCCTCAATAGTTATGGTGTTGGATTTGCGATTACCAATCTCACCCCAAACAAATCTTCAAAACATGGCCTAGTTTATATTGCTGCTAATGCTTTCTTAGGAACAGCACAAAGTACATCTCACATCTTAAACCAGCTAAAAACAGAAACTTATTGCTCAGGCCATTCTTACATTGTTCTTGATAGAACTGGATCTGGTGCAATTATGGAAACAACCAACACCACAACTAATATTTTACAAATTAACTCTCTCACCACCAAGGCTAATCATTACCTATCTGGGCCACAAAGCATTGATAACAACAGTAATTATCTCTACTATGACTACAGTATTTCACGTGAAAAGGAATTACATGAGAACATATCCCAAATGGCTAATGCACAAGATTTTCCTAGTTGCCTCTTTAATTCTCAGAAAGTCAATCGTACTGATAGTTCTCAGGTAGCTATCACTTGCGCACATTTTCTAATTTCGGTAATCGATAATACGATTTGGTACGCAAAAGGCCCTGCTCTTCCTCCTCTAAAATATCAGATGCTATCAAAAACATTAAGTGACGAGTAA
- a CDS encoding B12-binding domain-containing radical SAM protein, with the protein MKIAIIFPPIFDPSMPYLAPFQLKSYIKKRRPSCEIDVCDLNILFFNSIVNNPYKNFNYSLNNTSSYESIITCESSITSALSNWSQTHGVEITRQSADYFFDTSNSEGYESFLENTTPFENYLSNLIINHIDIPKYDLFFFSITSYEQLLPSLILSKIVKSMNKTTNICLGGNIISRIFKGLLNSPLLTSIDFLVIKEGELPSVNLVDYLSNRKPGNLTNSLIEVSTKKVIDRTQKSKIFEIDQIPTIEFNEEELGLYFSPEPVIPISLARGCSWGKCSYCGIHTVWGSGYRTKLPIKLANEIENHKRRYSTNNFRLIDESPAIKDLLKLSDELISKNLEVNIETYLNLSSALSDRETTNTLYEAGFNQLFLGIESLNKELLTEIGKSINHPNRYADLLESTHEAGISNYSFLMVGLPNDSINNELEVEKFVLSNSDIDTIAISSFIPLSNSPMYSDISFQSKHGIKFTPRGPLTTRCDYKTNNRDVSEETNNRAKAMANRIFIGRRDLCLSSNIPYESRFYLINKFGNNCFKDLAKATSFSFNEPLISTELDGRLTGLK; encoded by the coding sequence ATGAAAATAGCAATTATATTCCCACCAATTTTTGACCCTTCAATGCCATACTTGGCACCTTTTCAGCTGAAATCTTACATAAAAAAGCGTAGACCTTCATGTGAAATAGATGTCTGCGACCTAAACATTCTTTTCTTTAATAGCATTGTAAATAACCCATACAAAAATTTTAACTACAGTTTAAACAATACCTCGTCATATGAATCAATTATTACATGTGAAAGCAGTATCACAAGCGCGTTATCTAATTGGTCTCAAACCCATGGCGTTGAAATAACAAGACAAAGTGCTGACTATTTTTTTGATACCAGCAATTCTGAAGGCTATGAATCATTTTTAGAAAATACGACACCATTTGAAAACTACCTAAGCAACCTTATAATCAATCATATTGACATTCCAAAATATGATCTTTTCTTCTTCTCTATTACTTCTTATGAACAGCTCCTCCCCTCTTTAATCCTGTCTAAAATTGTAAAGTCGATGAACAAAACGACGAATATTTGCCTTGGGGGAAATATTATATCAAGAATTTTCAAAGGGCTCCTTAATAGTCCCCTGCTAACTTCTATTGATTTCCTTGTCATTAAAGAAGGAGAACTACCTAGCGTAAATCTTGTCGATTATCTATCAAATCGTAAGCCTGGTAACCTAACCAATAGTCTCATTGAAGTTTCAACCAAAAAAGTTATCGACAGAACTCAGAAATCTAAAATTTTTGAAATAGACCAAATTCCTACTATTGAATTTAACGAAGAAGAGTTAGGCTTATATTTCTCACCTGAACCTGTGATACCAATTTCATTGGCTAGGGGTTGCAGCTGGGGAAAGTGTTCATATTGCGGCATTCACACGGTATGGGGTTCCGGATATCGAACAAAGCTCCCCATTAAACTTGCTAATGAAATTGAGAATCACAAAAGAAGGTATTCAACTAATAATTTCCGCTTAATTGACGAATCTCCTGCAATCAAAGACCTACTTAAACTCTCCGACGAACTAATCAGTAAAAACCTTGAAGTCAACATCGAAACTTATTTAAACCTAAGCTCAGCACTTTCAGATCGAGAAACAACAAATACACTTTACGAAGCAGGATTCAACCAGCTATTTCTTGGAATTGAAAGTTTGAACAAGGAATTATTGACAGAAATTGGTAAATCCATAAATCACCCCAACCGGTATGCTGATTTACTTGAAAGTACACACGAAGCAGGGATATCAAACTATTCCTTCCTTATGGTTGGCCTACCTAATGATTCAATCAATAATGAATTAGAAGTTGAGAAGTTTGTACTTTCAAATAGTGACATTGATACAATAGCTATTTCAAGCTTTATACCACTCAGCAACTCACCAATGTATTCAGACATCAGCTTTCAATCCAAACACGGTATCAAGTTTACACCCAGGGGGCCATTGACAACTAGGTGTGATTACAAAACAAATAACAGAGACGTCAGTGAAGAAACCAATAATAGAGCCAAGGCAATGGCTAATCGGATCTTCATAGGACGAAGAGATCTCTGCCTCTCTAGCAATATCCCCTATGAATCCCGGTTTTATTTAATCAATAAATTTGGAAACAATTGCTTTAAGGACTTAGCAAAAGCCACCAGTTTCAGTTTTAATGAACCTCTGATAAGTACAGAGCTAGACGGCAGGCTTACTGGCCTAAAATAA
- a CDS encoding ParA family protein — translation MIVAIVNQKGGTGKTTIAVNLAFGTANAKYPTALVDADTQATCLHFYGNQDIENLTVCSAGDDVRETVQQLSKDHRFVFIDTAPHDNDSMYLAMVTADLIIIPTRPRPFDLHSSEKVVEMLRSIENEYGYTPCYFLLNQVKHGTILGRETLDYIQHNFELPVLKTQIHDYEIYGQAPLSGQSVFLYAPKHKAAQELRNLLREMNKIYKSQ, via the coding sequence ATGATAGTGGCAATAGTTAACCAAAAAGGCGGCACGGGCAAAACCACGATAGCCGTCAACCTCGCTTTTGGAACCGCTAACGCAAAATATCCTACCGCCCTGGTCGATGCCGATACCCAGGCAACCTGTCTCCATTTTTATGGTAACCAGGACATAGAAAACCTTACCGTCTGTTCTGCCGGTGATGATGTCCGGGAAACGGTGCAACAGTTGAGCAAGGATCACCGCTTTGTTTTTATAGACACAGCCCCTCACGATAACGATTCCATGTACCTTGCCATGGTCACTGCTGATCTGATAATCATCCCCACCAGACCACGGCCCTTTGATCTTCACTCCTCGGAAAAGGTAGTGGAGATGCTCCGGAGTATCGAGAACGAGTATGGCTACACGCCCTGCTATTTCCTCCTCAATCAAGTAAAACACGGTACCATTCTCGGCAGGGAAACCCTGGATTATATCCAGCACAACTTTGAACTGCCTGTCCTGAAAACCCAGATCCATGATTATGAGATTTACGGACAGGCGCCATTATCCGGACAATCCGTATTCCTCTACGCACCCAAGCATAAAGCAGCTCAAGAGTTGAGAAACCTGCTGCGAGAGATGAACAAAATATACAAATCTCAATAA
- a CDS encoding type I restriction endonuclease, which yields MISEKDIKNESDVEQKFILPLLTNSQPVGLGYSSCDFRTKPDIRQLEIDKGRAKKLYYPDYIVILHGLPVLVIEAKHPEDNNLEEAIREARLYAGEINSLFPSHFNPCQKLIATNSLRTICGSWDDSSILLEISNTEIDASHPNLAKLITFGCKVNLEKFSDVEQKKLRGNVQFKRPTNIIGGRSVRNEEVKLNSFGNTLALEYRHLFNPESEEERKNIVKKAYVKSTRRLRHVDPIDKIIRAANPPSITDAHQISTTDPSELLRTLTPNDKLHHQLLVLIGGVGSGKSTFIDYLREVSLPEEIKESTVWISINMNLAPLSRGVIYSWLENEIINEFRNHNADIDFDSLPFLEKLYSVELNKIKKGAGAYFDEYSDKYKSLLADELIRVQGDTDATMNACIRHFCAERQKLLIVSLDNSDKRNRDDQLLMFDVAKWLQKTCRCLVFLPIRDTTYDHHRTEPPLDTVIKDLVFRIDAPLFMDVLYKRVKLALAEMDTEKENSLSYVLPNGFRVEYPQSEQAYYLACILRSLFQNDALFRRIVSGIAGSNIRKGLEIFLDFCKSGHIHEDQIFKIRHAKGDYVLPKHIVTRVLFRGNRRYYNDANSLVKNIFASFPEDIIPDPFARLSVLSWLKKKYRTKGPSGMLGYHKTATIINELVAYGHDERRLSDEISELIKAGCISTESQNINQFSIDDLISIAPSGHVHLDLLINLDYLSTCSEDVWFKDARIAEDIADRLIGSKGKGHMSYSSSVDNASVLLSYLEEYKDSYLANPEAILAEERIHDFCNITEPKEYVQKLKEKASSTSDTETLQKKYPPGRVVDCQVTGIKKYGLFVEFGIEGTGLIHISEFNKLKDAGALLLEEFDAGDQLRAEIVCYKHDHGRFNLKPAHDTNES from the coding sequence ATGATTTCTGAGAAAGATATAAAGAATGAAAGCGATGTCGAGCAGAAGTTCATTCTTCCACTACTTACTAATAGTCAACCTGTTGGGTTAGGATACTCTTCATGCGACTTTAGAACCAAGCCAGATATTAGGCAGCTTGAAATAGACAAGGGAAGGGCAAAAAAACTATACTATCCGGACTATATAGTTATCTTACACGGCCTTCCTGTTCTTGTAATTGAAGCAAAACATCCAGAGGATAACAACCTTGAAGAGGCTATTCGTGAAGCAAGGCTATATGCAGGTGAAATAAATTCACTTTTTCCTTCTCATTTTAATCCTTGTCAGAAATTAATCGCAACGAATTCATTACGTACAATTTGTGGCTCATGGGATGACAGTTCAATATTACTAGAAATTTCTAATACTGAAATAGACGCATCTCATCCAAATCTCGCAAAATTGATTACATTTGGTTGTAAGGTAAATTTAGAAAAATTCTCTGATGTAGAACAAAAAAAATTGAGAGGCAATGTTCAATTTAAGAGACCTACAAACATTATAGGAGGACGATCAGTAAGAAATGAGGAAGTGAAGCTAAATTCGTTTGGTAATACTTTGGCACTTGAGTATCGGCATTTGTTCAACCCTGAATCAGAGGAGGAAAGAAAAAACATTGTTAAGAAAGCTTATGTAAAATCAACAAGGCGCCTCAGACATGTAGATCCGATTGACAAAATAATCCGCGCAGCAAATCCGCCAAGTATCACAGATGCTCATCAAATTTCAACGACAGACCCAAGTGAACTGTTGAGAACTCTTACACCAAACGACAAACTTCACCACCAATTATTAGTTCTTATTGGAGGTGTTGGGAGCGGAAAATCAACATTCATTGATTATCTAAGGGAAGTCTCCTTACCTGAAGAAATTAAAGAATCAACTGTGTGGATATCCATTAATATGAATCTGGCACCTCTTTCAAGAGGGGTGATTTATTCTTGGTTGGAGAATGAGATAATTAATGAATTCAGGAACCATAACGCTGATATTGATTTCGACAGTCTACCTTTTTTAGAAAAATTATATAGTGTTGAGCTTAATAAAATTAAAAAAGGTGCTGGGGCCTATTTTGACGAGTATTCAGACAAATATAAAAGCCTTTTGGCGGATGAGTTGATCAGAGTGCAAGGTGATACAGATGCAACTATGAATGCATGTATTCGCCATTTTTGTGCTGAGAGACAAAAGTTATTAATTGTGTCACTTGATAATAGTGACAAACGGAATCGAGACGACCAATTGCTAATGTTTGATGTAGCGAAATGGCTCCAAAAAACATGTAGATGTCTAGTATTTCTACCTATCCGTGACACCACATATGATCACCACAGAACAGAACCACCACTAGATACAGTCATCAAAGATTTAGTCTTCCGAATTGATGCGCCACTATTCATGGATGTTCTTTACAAGAGAGTCAAACTTGCTCTCGCTGAAATGGATACGGAGAAAGAGAATTCATTGTCCTATGTTCTTCCAAATGGATTTCGAGTTGAATATCCACAATCTGAACAAGCATATTATTTAGCTTGTATTTTGCGTTCACTATTCCAAAATGATGCACTTTTTAGGCGAATAGTTTCAGGAATTGCTGGGTCAAATATCAGAAAAGGGTTGGAAATTTTTCTTGATTTTTGCAAAAGTGGACACATTCATGAAGACCAGATATTTAAAATAAGGCATGCAAAGGGTGATTATGTTTTACCAAAGCATATCGTTACCAGGGTTCTTTTTCGCGGGAACAGAAGGTACTACAATGATGCTAACAGCCTCGTTAAAAATATTTTTGCATCTTTTCCAGAAGATATAATACCAGATCCTTTTGCGAGGTTGTCAGTTTTATCTTGGTTAAAGAAAAAATATCGAACTAAAGGTCCAAGCGGGATGCTTGGGTATCATAAAACCGCGACAATCATTAATGAACTAGTAGCATATGGGCATGACGAAAGAAGGTTATCTGATGAAATATCTGAACTAATCAAGGCGGGATGTATATCAACTGAGTCTCAAAACATCAATCAATTTTCAATTGATGACCTTATTTCAATTGCTCCATCTGGACATGTCCATCTGGATTTACTCATAAATTTAGATTACCTTTCAACGTGTTCTGAAGATGTATGGTTTAAAGATGCACGCATTGCGGAAGATATAGCAGATAGATTAATTGGGAGTAAAGGTAAAGGACACATGTCATACTCTTCATCAGTTGATAATGCCTCAGTTTTGCTATCTTACTTAGAAGAATATAAAGATAGTTATCTGGCAAACCCTGAAGCTATATTAGCAGAAGAGAGAATTCATGATTTTTGCAATATTACAGAACCAAAAGAATATGTCCAAAAACTAAAAGAGAAGGCAAGTAGTACTTCTGATACGGAAACATTACAAAAAAAATATCCTCCTGGTAGAGTAGTTGACTGCCAGGTAACAGGGATAAAGAAATACGGCCTGTTCGTTGAATTTGGTATTGAAGGCACTGGCTTGATACACATTTCTGAATTTAATAAACTTAAAGATGCTGGCGCGTTATTACTTGAAGAGTTTGATGCGGGTGATCAATTACGTGCTGAAATAGTGTGTTACAAACACGATCATGGCAGGTTTAATCTTAAACCTGCACACGATACGAACGAGTCGTAA
- a CDS encoding replication initiation protein yields MTDEVIKKEEGGGLIAASNDLLIEAQWPQLKINEQRLVLYMLSLIQRGDKDFKPYRISIRELCNIMGGSRNDLYARFDEATEGLLKKVIRWINPDEKADGRIDKTTWCSSASIIPGKGCVELRFDPTLKPFLLALKGNFTTLGEARAVIRLRNHYSLRIYQFIKYNQGLANVDHRKSARVELSWLREYLAIPEGTYRLFGHFKSKVLLPAKKDIAAKTDVQFDFIQIKKGRKVQEIEFTWSKNKRYQQMELPGISDRGGQTSMEDILIMEFGISPEKKAQELVEEYGHDHIKAALQMAREYINKVRKRGQKVESVGGIARKAIEEGWKPQESIIEVEYEVQQKAVIQERIAKKQQEDGQEAEKRQKQELAMSRYESMGEGEREAFLAEFRENLVATGNTIVLKRYDEAGVTPGMVEGMLAVFIGERLGEDV; encoded by the coding sequence TTGACTGACGAGGTGATCAAAAAGGAAGAGGGCGGTGGTCTGATAGCTGCCTCTAATGATCTGCTCATAGAAGCACAATGGCCGCAATTGAAGATTAACGAACAGCGGTTGGTGCTCTATATGCTGTCGCTGATCCAACGAGGTGATAAGGATTTCAAGCCCTACCGGATATCCATCAGGGAACTCTGCAATATCATGGGGGGCAGCCGCAATGATCTCTATGCTCGTTTTGATGAGGCCACAGAAGGGCTGCTGAAGAAGGTTATTCGCTGGATCAATCCGGATGAAAAGGCAGATGGCCGGATCGACAAAACCACCTGGTGCTCTTCCGCCTCTATTATCCCAGGGAAAGGGTGTGTTGAATTACGCTTTGACCCGACCCTCAAACCGTTTCTTCTTGCCCTGAAAGGTAATTTCACCACCCTTGGAGAAGCAAGGGCGGTCATTCGTCTAAGAAATCACTACTCCCTGCGAATTTATCAGTTCATCAAGTACAACCAGGGGCTTGCCAATGTGGATCACCGCAAATCTGCAAGAGTTGAGCTTTCCTGGCTCCGTGAATATCTGGCCATTCCCGAAGGAACATACCGGCTGTTTGGTCATTTTAAATCAAAAGTTCTGTTGCCAGCCAAAAAGGATATAGCCGCCAAGACCGATGTTCAATTTGATTTTATCCAGATCAAGAAGGGACGGAAGGTACAGGAGATTGAGTTTACCTGGAGCAAAAATAAACGCTATCAGCAGATGGAGCTTCCAGGAATAAGTGACAGGGGAGGGCAGACCTCCATGGAAGATATTCTGATCATGGAGTTCGGTATTTCTCCCGAGAAAAAAGCACAGGAGCTGGTGGAAGAGTACGGCCATGATCACATTAAGGCGGCCTTGCAGATGGCAAGAGAATATATAAACAAGGTGCGAAAGCGCGGCCAGAAGGTGGAGAGTGTCGGAGGCATTGCCAGGAAGGCCATTGAAGAGGGATGGAAGCCGCAGGAATCAATTATTGAAGTGGAGTATGAAGTACAGCAAAAAGCTGTTATCCAGGAGAGGATAGCTAAAAAACAGCAGGAAGATGGCCAGGAAGCCGAAAAAAGGCAGAAACAGGAACTTGCCATGTCACGGTATGAATCCATGGGGGAAGGGGAGAGAGAAGCTTTTTTGGCTGAATTCCGCGAGAACCTAGTGGCGACCGGCAACACGATTGTGCTGAAACGATATGATGAGGCAGGGGTGACCCCTGGAATGGTTGAGGGGATGTTAGCTGTTTTTATTGGGGAGCGGCTGGGGGAGGATGTTTAA